ATTACAATTTAAAAGTACTAGTACTTGAAATATTTTGTTTTTGGAGATATAATATAAAAAAAGACGAAAAGGAGATATTTATGGCTAATGAAGTTGTGAAATTTAATAATGATATGAATACTGTTGCACTAAGAAAATTTAATTCGACAGAAATTAATTTGTTGATGGCAATTTGTAGCAGAATTAGGGAGCAGGGGCTAAAGCATATTGAATTTGATTTTCGATATTTGAAGTATTTGATAAAATTTCCTTATGATGATATAAAATCTTTTGTAAATACATTGGATAAGTCGTATTCAAAACTTTTAGAATGTCATATCAGGATAGGAGATGATATTGAATGGACTAGATTTGTTTTATTTACAAAGTACACGATTAATGTAGAAAAGCAAATAATAACTATTGGGATAAATGAAGAATTTAAATATATTTTAAATGAATTAACTTCCAATTTTACAAGATTTGAATTAGATGAGTTTGTAAATTTTAAATCAACCTATACAAAAGAATTTTATCGAAGAATGAAGCAATTCCGATATACTGGAATTTGGATTGTTGATATTGAAGAATTTAAATATCTTATGGACATTCCTTTAAACTACAAAATTGATACAATTGATAAAAAAGTTTTTAAGCCTATAATGAATGAAATAGGAGAGAACTATAACCTGAAGATAATCAAAAAATATAAAAAAGGAGCAGGACGTGGAAGAAGCCGAGTATCTGGGTTTGAATTTAGGTTTAAAAAATCTAGTAAGAAGCAGAAAGCAGATGAAGACAAAGATTTAGCTAAAATTCTTTTTGAAAATAATTTAAAAACATTTGACTATGCACAAGCAAACGCTTATATAAATAGAAAAATTAAAATTTTTGACAAAATATT
This genomic interval from Leptotrichia trevisanii DSM 22070 contains the following:
- a CDS encoding replication initiation protein yields the protein MANEVVKFNNDMNTVALRKFNSTEINLLMAICSRIREQGLKHIEFDFRYLKYLIKFPYDDIKSFVNTLDKSYSKLLECHIRIGDDIEWTRFVLFTKYTINVEKQIITIGINEEFKYILNELTSNFTRFELDEFVNFKSTYTKEFYRRMKQFRYTGIWIVDIEEFKYLMDIPLNYKIDTIDKKVFKPIMNEIGENYNLKIIKKYKKGAGRGRSRVSGFEFRFKKSSKKQKADEDKDLAKILFENNLKTFDYAQANAYINRKIKIFDKIFDRYNYLSIINFKESKEQLIVTLKNVDDGHIQYFKFNNFNHFENWFKKYAI